One Thermincola ferriacetica DNA window includes the following coding sequences:
- a CDS encoding acyl-CoA dehydratase activase-related protein, producing the protein MKVTFPHMGNMYICLKAMLNYLGVEVVVPPRTSKKTMVLGVQNSPEFACLPMKVNLGNFIEAYEQGADTILMAGGVGPCRFGYYAQVQKEIIEDLGLNYKMIVLEPPQKHISELLAKIKEVADNQSWLRIIKAIRFGWLKAVVADRLEQSIHYLRPRELEQGHADQVYQKALHWIDRAESPQELADVEKKIGEALKKVEVNRNRDIIRIGLVGEIYVLLEPFVNLEIERNLGKLGVEVERSIYLSQWINDHLFMGLLKMKSSKESKLMALPYVNHTVGGHGQESIGSAVIFSQQGYDGVIQVAPFTCMPEIIAESILPTVSRDKDIPTYTLIVDEHSGDAGIVTRLEAFVDLLRRRKNYKEGTKKCMDFLG; encoded by the coding sequence ATGAAAGTAACCTTTCCGCACATGGGTAATATGTATATATGTTTAAAAGCCATGCTTAATTACCTGGGGGTGGAGGTAGTCGTACCGCCGCGGACCAGCAAAAAAACCATGGTATTAGGGGTACAAAACAGTCCCGAATTTGCCTGCCTGCCTATGAAGGTTAATCTGGGTAATTTTATTGAGGCTTATGAGCAGGGAGCCGACACCATCTTAATGGCAGGGGGAGTAGGACCATGCCGGTTTGGTTATTATGCTCAGGTGCAGAAGGAAATAATAGAAGACCTGGGATTGAATTATAAAATGATTGTTCTTGAACCACCTCAAAAGCATATTTCAGAGCTCCTGGCCAAGATTAAGGAAGTGGCCGATAACCAGTCCTGGCTCAGAATTATTAAAGCAATACGCTTCGGCTGGTTAAAAGCCGTGGTCGCTGACCGGCTGGAGCAAAGTATACATTACTTACGACCCCGTGAACTGGAACAGGGCCATGCCGACCAGGTTTATCAAAAGGCTTTGCATTGGATTGACCGGGCAGAGAGCCCGCAAGAGCTGGCAGATGTGGAGAAGAAAATCGGTGAAGCTCTGAAAAAAGTGGAGGTGAACAGGAACAGGGACATCATCAGAATCGGTCTGGTAGGGGAAATATATGTTCTCCTGGAACCCTTTGTCAACCTGGAAATCGAAAGAAACCTCGGCAAGCTCGGGGTGGAAGTGGAAAGGTCCATCTACCTGAGCCAGTGGATCAACGACCATTTGTTTATGGGATTATTAAAGATGAAAAGCAGTAAAGAATCGAAATTAATGGCTTTGCCTTATGTTAACCATACTGTAGGCGGGCACGGACAAGAAAGTATAGGAAGCGCTGTAATATTTTCACAGCAGGGTTACGACGGAGTTATACAGGTTGCGCCATTTACCTGTATGCCGGAAATTATAGCTGAAAGTATTTTGCCTACGGTGAGCAGGGATAAAGATATACCTACCTATACCTTAATTGTGGACGAACATTCCGGTGACGCCGGGATAGTTACCAGACTGGAAGCCTTTGTGGATTTACTGCGGCGCAGGAAAAATTATAAGGAGGGTACAAAAAAATGTATGGATTTCTTGGGATAG
- a CDS encoding DUF3786 domain-containing protein gives MCNINAYGEAIKVFKEKDPAEMAGNAGAVYDKENKKIFLKYLHASIEVDFPSGEIISDAKWELVKNDKVLILQYLIGATGAMPRNTWIAFIQLPGGPHHHQPFVLEAINPLAEEFGNKIDEFRKIAPLFGATEIKMGDYGVSIPVFAKLPMAVCLRQGDDEFPPSANILFDAGAPLHLTTAALWVLGVELSRKLRGVNGQQYS, from the coding sequence ATGTGTAATATTAATGCTTATGGGGAAGCTATTAAGGTTTTTAAAGAAAAAGACCCGGCAGAGATGGCCGGCAATGCCGGAGCGGTCTATGACAAAGAGAATAAAAAAATATTTTTAAAATATCTTCATGCCAGTATAGAGGTTGATTTCCCTTCGGGCGAAATAATATCTGACGCTAAATGGGAGCTGGTGAAAAACGATAAAGTATTAATTCTGCAATACCTGATCGGCGCTACGGGAGCCATGCCGAGGAATACCTGGATAGCATTTATACAATTACCGGGCGGCCCTCATCATCATCAACCTTTCGTCCTGGAGGCAATTAACCCACTGGCGGAGGAATTTGGCAATAAAATCGACGAATTCCGGAAAATAGCTCCACTCTTTGGCGCCACAGAAATAAAAATGGGGGACTATGGAGTGAGTATACCCGTATTTGCCAAGCTGCCTATGGCTGTCTGCCTACGACAGGGAGATGATGAATTCCCACCCAGTGCCAATATTTTGTTTGACGCCGGGGCGCCCTTACATTTAACTACTGCGGCGTTATGGGTGTTGGGAGTTGAACTTTCCCGCAAATTAAGGGGAGTTAACGGACAGCAGTACTCTTAA
- a CDS encoding CBS domain-containing protein: protein MEIIVSHNNTDLDGLASMVAAKKLYPEAELVYGGKLHRNVREFMALHKDTLNVRLARDIPVDQVERLILVDTKSPTRIGEIKEALKNKNIDIHIYDHHPEQEDDIRGNIVVNELVGATTTLLVEQIQRRKIPINSLEATIFALGIYEDTGCLTFSTTTARDAQAVAYLLAQGAKLSVVADFIGRPLTEAQKNLLNRLILSAETKVINGVKVLIATAEEDEYIGGLSLLTHKLLDIISIDVVFTVVLMDDRVHMVARSRIESVDVGEILENFGGGGHSTAASATVRSSNVAELTAELNEILHKKIKPEAVARDVMSAPVKTIPMQTTIEEAGKIMLRYGHTGMPVVDGDKMVGIISRRDLDKARHHGLGHAPVKGFMSRKVITVNEDTPLSDIQHLMIENNIGRLPVVRDSKLVGIVSRTDVLKNLHGDNYPERYRRVYAQHQANGDQNVTSLMIKNLPDRLRQLLGQISYLADQKGYSVFIVGGFVRDLLLGVENLDFDLVVEGDGIAFAKDLAEFLCGRVRVHDKFGTAIVILSDEFKIDVATARTEYYEYPAALPKVEISSLKQDLYRRDFTINAMAIALSQKNFGELIDFFGGKRDLEEKVVRVLYNLSFVEDPTRILRAVRFEQRYGFTIEPQTLALAKGAIKAQILNKLSADRVREELKHILEETSPLGAVIRMKELGIWQFVLPQAMVDEEIISLIERAPKETTHIKELGFLDIKVWLIHLALLVHKSGATIEEIDTHLRLNKEEQLILKNILACWEVIVRLCAVPGAKVSEIARYLNEMPAEGYVFLLLKLGDQRSVNYLVKCLKRMKRNKLLITGDDIKRLGHQPGPLFKEALQAAWEAKLDGLLKSREEELGFVDRYIKEREGSINH, encoded by the coding sequence ATGGAAATCATTGTCAGCCACAATAATACTGATCTTGACGGACTGGCTTCCATGGTTGCGGCAAAAAAACTGTATCCGGAAGCGGAGCTGGTTTATGGCGGTAAACTTCACCGCAATGTTAGGGAATTTATGGCTTTACATAAAGATACTTTAAATGTGCGGCTGGCCAGAGATATACCTGTTGACCAGGTAGAGCGGCTTATCTTGGTGGATACCAAATCGCCCACGCGCATTGGCGAAATAAAAGAAGCTTTAAAGAACAAAAATATTGACATCCATATATACGACCACCACCCTGAGCAAGAAGATGACATTCGGGGAAATATTGTTGTCAATGAACTGGTTGGCGCTACCACTACATTACTGGTTGAACAGATCCAGCGGCGGAAGATTCCTATTAATTCCCTGGAAGCGACCATATTTGCCCTGGGTATTTACGAAGATACGGGATGTCTGACTTTTTCCACTACTACAGCCCGTGATGCTCAGGCTGTAGCATATTTGCTGGCGCAGGGCGCTAAGCTGTCTGTTGTGGCTGATTTTATTGGCCGGCCTCTTACGGAAGCACAAAAAAACCTGCTAAACCGGCTCATTCTTTCGGCTGAAACAAAGGTGATTAATGGGGTTAAAGTTCTTATCGCCACGGCAGAAGAAGATGAATATATAGGCGGATTATCTCTGTTAACCCATAAACTGCTTGATATCATAAGCATAGATGTGGTTTTTACTGTTGTACTTATGGATGACCGGGTGCACATGGTGGCCCGCAGCAGGATTGAATCGGTAGATGTAGGCGAAATTTTGGAGAACTTCGGAGGCGGCGGACATTCTACTGCGGCCTCGGCTACGGTACGCAGCTCCAATGTGGCTGAGCTGACAGCGGAGTTAAATGAAATTCTGCATAAAAAGATAAAACCGGAAGCTGTAGCCCGTGATGTTATGTCCGCTCCGGTAAAGACTATTCCCATGCAGACGACTATAGAAGAGGCAGGTAAAATCATGCTGCGGTACGGACATACAGGGATGCCCGTTGTTGACGGAGATAAAATGGTAGGCATTATTTCCCGCCGGGACTTGGATAAAGCAAGGCACCACGGGCTGGGTCATGCTCCGGTAAAAGGATTTATGTCCCGCAAGGTTATCACTGTCAATGAGGATACGCCTTTATCCGATATTCAGCACCTGATGATAGAGAATAATATTGGCCGGCTGCCTGTAGTTAGAGACTCTAAACTGGTGGGCATTGTTTCCCGGACAGATGTGCTAAAGAACCTGCATGGTGACAATTACCCGGAACGCTACCGCCGGGTCTATGCCCAGCACCAGGCTAACGGCGACCAAAACGTAACTTCGCTGATGATAAAGAACCTGCCTGACAGGCTGCGCCAGTTGCTGGGCCAGATAAGTTACCTGGCCGACCAAAAAGGCTATTCAGTATTTATAGTAGGTGGGTTTGTACGGGACCTCCTATTGGGTGTGGAAAACCTGGACTTCGATTTGGTTGTGGAAGGTGATGGGATAGCTTTTGCTAAAGACTTGGCCGAGTTTTTATGCGGTAGGGTGAGGGTGCATGATAAATTCGGTACGGCTATAGTTATCCTGTCTGATGAGTTCAAAATAGATGTGGCCACGGCTAGGACCGAATACTACGAATACCCGGCAGCTTTGCCGAAGGTTGAAATTTCTTCCCTGAAACAGGATTTGTATAGGCGGGATTTTACCATCAATGCTATGGCTATTGCCCTAAGCCAAAAGAATTTCGGCGAGTTGATCGATTTTTTTGGCGGTAAAAGAGATTTAGAGGAAAAGGTGGTCAGAGTTTTATACAACCTTAGTTTTGTTGAGGACCCGACCAGGATTTTAAGGGCTGTCAGGTTTGAACAGCGTTATGGTTTTACCATCGAACCGCAGACCCTGGCTTTAGCGAAAGGGGCCATCAAGGCCCAAATACTGAATAAGCTTTCCGCAGACAGGGTCAGGGAAGAATTGAAGCACATCCTGGAGGAAACATCTCCCCTCGGAGCTGTTATCAGGATGAAAGAACTGGGTATTTGGCAGTTTGTGTTACCACAGGCCATGGTCGATGAGGAAATAATTTCTCTTATAGAGAGAGCGCCTAAGGAAACAACTCACATTAAAGAACTTGGTTTTTTGGACATCAAGGTTTGGCTTATACATTTGGCGCTCTTGGTACATAAGAGCGGCGCCACAATAGAAGAAATTGATACCCACCTGCGTTTGAACAAGGAAGAACAGTTAATTTTAAAGAATATATTAGCCTGTTGGGAAGTAATTGTGCGTTTATGCGCCGTACCTGGGGCCAAGGTCAGTGAAATAGCCCGGTACCTGAATGAAATGCCGGCGGAAGGGTATGTCTTTTTGCTGCTTAAGTTAGGGGATCAAAGGTCAGTCAATTATTTAGTGAAGTGTCTAAAAAGAATGAAAAGAAATAAACTATTAATTACCGGGGACGATATTAAAAGGCTTGGCCATCAGCCTGGCCCGTTATTTAAGGAAGCTCTGCAGGCAGCCTGGGAAGCCAAGCTTGACGGGTTGCTAAAATCCCGTGAAGAAGAGCTGGGTTTTGTGGACAGGTATATCAAGGAGAGAGAAGGGAGTATCAACCATTGA
- a CDS encoding DMT family transporter — MAWVYLFIAGIFETVWAASMKYTEGFTKLWPSLVTIGAMLISVSLLSVALKTIPIGMGYAVWTGIGAAGTVVVGILLFKEPVQMFRIICLVLIIAGIVGLKFTSEH, encoded by the coding sequence ATGGCTTGGGTATATTTGTTTATTGCGGGAATCTTTGAAACGGTTTGGGCTGCAAGCATGAAATATACCGAGGGGTTTACAAAGCTGTGGCCCAGCCTTGTAACTATTGGCGCTATGCTAATCAGCGTAAGTTTATTGTCGGTAGCCTTAAAAACCATTCCTATCGGGATGGGGTATGCAGTATGGACAGGTATAGGGGCTGCCGGTACAGTTGTGGTAGGTATTTTGCTGTTTAAAGAACCTGTCCAGATGTTCAGAATTATCTGTTTGGTACTGATCATTGCCGGAATTGTTGGTTTAAAATTTACATCGGAACATTGA
- a CDS encoding heavy metal-binding domain-containing protein — MIITTTPNIEGKKITQYLQVIAGEAIMGANVVRDLFASITDIVGGRSGAYESKLVDAREIAMAEMAEKARRLGANAIVGVDLDYEVIRDGMLMVTVSGTAVIVE; from the coding sequence ATGATTATCACTACTACACCGAATATTGAGGGAAAAAAAATCACTCAGTACCTGCAGGTAATTGCAGGGGAAGCTATTATGGGCGCCAATGTGGTCAGGGACCTTTTTGCAAGTATTACTGACATCGTAGGCGGCAGATCAGGTGCCTACGAAAGCAAACTGGTTGATGCCCGGGAAATAGCTATGGCCGAAATGGCTGAAAAAGCCAGACGGCTTGGCGCTAACGCCATTGTAGGCGTTGACCTCGATTATGAAGTGATCAGGGACGGTATGCTCATGGTCACCGTCAGCGGCACCGCTGTTATAGTAGAGTAA
- the trpS gene encoding tryptophan--tRNA ligase → MSKGRILSGMRSTGRLHIGHLSVLENWVKLQDEYECFFMVADWHALTSNYADTHDMQRNIRDLVIDWMAAGLDPGKSTIFVQSHVKEHAELHLLLSMITPLSWLERVPTYKDQIAQLGKQGKDLNTYGFLGYPLLQAADILVYKANAVPVGEDQLPHLEFTREVARRFNFMYKAEIFPEPQPIIGQVALLPGIDGRKMSKSYNNFINISSESKDLVAKVNAMITDPARIKKTDPGHPEICTVHTYHTIYSAAELEDIRTKCRAGDIGCVACKKMLGAKLDELLNPIREKRAALEKNPDYVNKVLAEGAEKARSVAGEVLKEVRKVMNM, encoded by the coding sequence ATGAGTAAAGGCAGAATTTTAAGCGGGATGCGCTCAACCGGTAGATTACACATTGGACATTTAAGTGTGTTGGAAAACTGGGTGAAACTACAGGATGAGTATGAATGTTTTTTTATGGTTGCCGATTGGCATGCCTTAACATCTAATTATGCGGACACTCATGACATGCAGCGAAACATACGGGACCTGGTGATTGATTGGATGGCAGCCGGCCTGGACCCAGGCAAGTCGACCATTTTCGTACAGTCTCATGTAAAGGAGCATGCTGAACTTCATTTACTGTTGTCCATGATTACTCCTCTTTCGTGGCTGGAACGGGTACCCACCTATAAAGATCAGATTGCACAGTTGGGAAAACAGGGAAAAGACCTCAATACTTACGGTTTTCTGGGATATCCACTGCTACAGGCGGCTGATATACTGGTTTACAAAGCTAATGCTGTGCCGGTGGGTGAAGACCAGCTTCCGCACCTTGAATTTACAAGGGAAGTGGCCAGGCGTTTTAACTTTATGTATAAGGCGGAAATTTTTCCAGAACCCCAGCCCATTATCGGACAGGTGGCTCTTTTACCCGGTATTGACGGACGAAAAATGAGCAAGAGTTACAATAACTTCATTAATATTTCCTCTGAATCAAAGGATTTAGTTGCCAAAGTTAATGCCATGATTACTGACCCGGCGCGTATTAAAAAGACAGATCCGGGACATCCGGAGATCTGTACAGTGCATACGTATCATACCATTTACAGCGCTGCAGAACTGGAAGATATACGGACCAAATGCCGGGCCGGTGATATCGGCTGTGTGGCCTGCAAAAAAATGTTAGGGGCCAAGCTGGATGAACTCCTGAATCCCATACGGGAAAAGCGCGCAGCATTAGAAAAAAACCCTGATTATGTAAATAAGGTTTTGGCTGAAGGGGCCGAAAAGGCAAGAAGTGTTGCCGGTGAAGTACTCAAAGAGGTTCGCAAGGTTATGAACATGTAA
- a CDS encoding site-2 protease family protein, protein MTSIDILTKTIEVLAIIPALTVHEYSHARVAYAFGDPTAKFQGRLTLNPIKHLDPLGTLLLILYRFGWAKPVPVNPYNMQGDRRKNMMWVSLAGPASNLLFAVVAAFLWGIFADIWYLAVFFNTLFQINLVLAVFNLVPVPPLDGSKILAGLLPARQSYIIYNLERYGPVILLLLVVFNFVGAIIGPPINLLYNLITSFVGLFFPGVFY, encoded by the coding sequence TTGACATCGATTGATATATTAACTAAAACCATCGAGGTGTTGGCCATTATACCTGCATTGACCGTACATGAATATAGTCATGCCCGGGTCGCTTATGCATTTGGTGACCCAACGGCAAAATTTCAGGGTCGGCTTACCCTCAATCCCATCAAGCATTTAGACCCATTAGGTACGTTGCTGTTGATTCTATACAGGTTTGGATGGGCCAAACCGGTGCCAGTCAATCCCTATAACATGCAGGGAGACCGGCGTAAGAATATGATGTGGGTTTCCCTGGCGGGACCTGCTTCCAACTTGTTGTTTGCTGTTGTTGCTGCTTTTTTATGGGGGATATTTGCAGATATATGGTACCTGGCGGTTTTCTTTAATACTTTGTTTCAAATTAACCTGGTGTTGGCCGTATTTAATTTGGTACCGGTACCTCCACTGGACGGTTCGAAAATTTTGGCGGGTCTCTTGCCGGCCCGGCAAAGCTATATTATTTACAATCTGGAACGATATGGGCCTGTCATTTTACTGCTCCTGGTAGTTTTTAACTTTGTTGGCGCTATTATCGGTCCGCCGATTAATCTTCTTTATAACCTGATTACCAGTTTTGTCGGATTATTTTTTCCGGGGGTATTTTATTAG
- a CDS encoding CAP domain-containing protein has protein sequence MKRIKKWLSLVTVTMFIASIAVTPVFAATTKVYTTTSYSSVLSMIKTMFPNFKVPTVPAPVPAPAPASAPAPAPAPTPAPAPAPAPAPAPAPTPAPAPAPVPSSDFKFTAFEQRVLELVNIERKKAGLQPVVLDKKLTLAARAKAQDMVNKRYFGHTSPTYGTFGQQLKYFGISYRSAGENIASGQKTPEAVMKSWMNSPGHRANILSPKFNKMGVGYAYTSAGNYHHYWAQWFTN, from the coding sequence ATGAAGCGTATCAAAAAATGGTTATCCTTAGTTACCGTTACAATGTTTATTGCATCAATTGCTGTAACTCCTGTTTTTGCCGCTACAACTAAAGTTTACACTACAACCTCATACTCGTCTGTTCTCAGCATGATAAAAACAATGTTCCCCAATTTTAAAGTACCGACGGTGCCAGCGCCAGTGCCTGCACCGGCGCCAGCGTCTGCACCGGCGCCTGCACCTGCACCAACGCCTGCACCGGCGCCAGCGCCTGCACCGGCGCCTGCACCTGCACCAACGCCTGCACCAGCGCCAGCGCCTGTACCGTCAAGTGACTTTAAATTTACTGCCTTTGAACAACGAGTATTGGAGTTAGTAAATATAGAGCGTAAAAAAGCAGGTTTGCAGCCGGTGGTGCTTGATAAAAAGTTAACCCTGGCTGCCCGGGCAAAAGCGCAAGATATGGTTAACAAAAGGTATTTCGGCCACACTTCGCCAACTTACGGCACCTTCGGTCAACAGTTGAAATATTTCGGCATATCCTATCGCAGTGCGGGTGAAAATATTGCTTCCGGCCAGAAAACTCCGGAAGCAGTAATGAAATCGTGGATGAACAGTCCGGGACACCGGGCCAATATACTGAGCCCTAAGTTTAACAAAATGGGTGTTGGCTATGCTTATACCAGCGCCGGAAATTATCATCATTACTGGGCCCAGTGGTTCACTAACTAA
- a CDS encoding (deoxy)nucleoside triphosphate pyrophosphohydrolase: MQRVTAAILMRDDKVFIAKRKANGLLAGKWEFPGGKIEKGESPEECLKREMKEEFHIEVSVGAFFGESIYHYEHGAIHLLAYYVQWEKGEFRPLVHDEFKWVPVAELKEYGFAPADIPLAEKLMKVLGG; encoded by the coding sequence TTGCAAAGAGTAACGGCTGCAATATTAATGAGAGATGATAAAGTTTTTATTGCCAAAAGAAAAGCAAACGGCCTGTTGGCCGGCAAATGGGAGTTTCCGGGCGGGAAAATAGAAAAAGGAGAAAGCCCGGAAGAGTGCCTGAAACGGGAGATGAAGGAGGAATTTCACATTGAAGTAAGTGTGGGCGCTTTTTTCGGTGAGAGTATTTATCACTACGAACATGGCGCTATTCATTTGTTAGCTTATTATGTACAATGGGAAAAGGGAGAGTTCAGGCCTCTCGTACATGACGAATTTAAATGGGTACCGGTTGCTGAATTAAAGGAATACGGTTTTGCGCCGGCTGATATACCATTGGCAGAAAAACTGATGAAAGTACTGGGAGGTTAG
- the lysA gene encoding diaminopimelate decarboxylase — MKLQGTMTVNEKGHLVIGGCDTVELAREFGTPLYVMDEEFIRQNCKAYYESFTGAYPNSEVIYASKAFLAIAMCNIIEEEGLGLDVVSGGELYTALKAKFPTGRIYFHGNNKSPEEIRMALEANIGRFVVDNTYEMDLLNSIAGEMNKKANILIRITPGIEAHTHEYIQTGQIDSKFGLVLSNGQAMEGIKKALGLENLILKGLHCHIGSQIFELQSYQHAAEVMMEYIQKVTAETGVEITELNLGGGFGIYYSAGDRPASIKTYATIVMETVQRKAREFNINVPKVIVEPGRSIVGAAGTTLYTIGSVKDIPGVRKYVAVDGGMADNPRPALYQARYEALVANKADEPKKDEVSIAGKCCESGDMLIWDLAVPEVEPGDILAVSCTGAYNYSMASNYNRLTKPAVVLVNRGNAELIVRRETYEDLVQNDIVPERFKKNKKLTIAK; from the coding sequence TTGAAACTGCAAGGCACTATGACAGTGAATGAAAAGGGACATTTGGTTATCGGTGGATGTGATACTGTAGAATTGGCCAGGGAATTCGGTACTCCTCTATACGTAATGGACGAGGAATTTATCCGCCAGAACTGTAAGGCTTATTATGAATCTTTTACAGGCGCTTATCCAAACAGTGAAGTTATATATGCCAGTAAGGCTTTTCTGGCTATAGCCATGTGTAATATTATTGAAGAAGAAGGATTAGGGCTTGACGTGGTGTCGGGAGGAGAGTTATATACAGCTCTGAAAGCCAAATTCCCGACAGGACGGATTTATTTCCACGGCAACAACAAATCCCCCGAGGAAATCAGGATGGCTCTTGAAGCGAACATAGGCCGGTTTGTGGTAGACAATACTTATGAAATGGATCTTTTGAACAGTATAGCGGGGGAAATGAATAAAAAAGCGAATATTTTAATCCGGATTACCCCCGGTATTGAAGCGCACACTCATGAATACATCCAGACCGGACAGATTGATTCCAAGTTTGGCCTGGTGTTAAGCAACGGGCAGGCTATGGAAGGCATTAAAAAAGCCCTTGGGTTGGAAAACCTGATTCTGAAGGGCTTGCACTGCCATATAGGTTCACAGATTTTTGAACTGCAGTCATACCAGCACGCGGCCGAAGTTATGATGGAGTACATTCAAAAAGTAACAGCCGAAACAGGTGTCGAGATAACGGAGCTGAACTTGGGCGGCGGTTTCGGAATATATTATTCTGCCGGAGACAGACCCGCCAGTATTAAGACTTATGCAACGATCGTCATGGAGACGGTGCAAAGAAAAGCCAGAGAATTTAATATCAATGTTCCGAAAGTGATAGTGGAACCGGGAAGGTCTATTGTCGGGGCCGCCGGAACCACACTTTATACAATTGGCTCTGTCAAAGACATTCCGGGCGTTCGTAAATATGTAGCTGTTGACGGCGGTATGGCTGATAACCCCCGGCCCGCCCTTTACCAGGCCCGGTATGAAGCGTTAGTGGCCAATAAAGCAGATGAGCCGAAAAAGGACGAAGTTTCCATCGCCGGTAAATGCTGTGAGTCTGGCGACATGCTGATTTGGGACCTGGCTGTTCCGGAGGTTGAGCCGGGAGACATTTTGGCTGTGTCCTGTACCGGCGCTTACAATTATTCGATGGCCAGCAACTATAACAGGTTGACAAAACCGGCTGTAGTGCTTGTCAACAGGGGAAATGCCGAGTTAATTGTACGGCGCGAAACCTATGAAGATTTGGTACAAAACGATATTGTACCGGAAAGGTTTAAGAAAAACAAAAAACTTACAATAGCCAAATAA
- a CDS encoding acyl-CoA dehydratase activase: MYGFLGIDVGSVSTNIVLLDHEGKVLKKLYLRTQGQPIAALQRGLALFRDEFGDAVEICAVGTTGSGRHLAGVIVGADSVKNEITAHAVAASIEVPGVQTILEIGGQDSKIIILRDGIVTDFAMNTVCAAGTGSFLDQQAARLNLPIQDFGAIALRAKNPVRIAGRCSVFAESDMIHKQQMGHSLPDILAGLCEALVRNYLNNVGKGKEINSPIIFQGGVAANIGIKKAFEKALQQEILIPEHFDVMGAIGAAHLAKEAVAAKGGKTNFRGFSAVLDEYQASSFECKDCPNLCEVIEIGARSNLLARWGDKCGKWSNSVAAQQNAV; the protein is encoded by the coding sequence ATGTATGGATTTCTTGGGATAGATGTTGGTTCAGTAAGCACAAATATTGTTTTACTTGATCATGAAGGCAAGGTTCTAAAAAAATTATATCTGCGAACGCAGGGACAACCAATTGCAGCTTTACAAAGAGGATTGGCGCTGTTCAGGGATGAATTTGGTGACGCTGTGGAAATCTGTGCGGTAGGTACGACAGGCAGCGGACGGCATCTGGCCGGGGTAATCGTCGGCGCCGATTCGGTGAAAAACGAAATTACGGCCCATGCTGTAGCTGCTTCAATCGAGGTGCCGGGAGTACAGACAATACTGGAAATAGGTGGGCAGGATTCAAAAATTATCATCCTGCGGGACGGAATTGTTACAGACTTTGCCATGAATACGGTTTGCGCAGCCGGTACAGGATCTTTTTTGGACCAGCAGGCAGCCAGGTTAAACCTACCTATTCAGGATTTCGGCGCCATTGCCCTTAGGGCCAAAAACCCGGTTCGCATTGCCGGCCGGTGTTCGGTATTTGCCGAATCGGATATGATTCATAAACAACAGATGGGCCATTCCCTGCCCGATATATTGGCGGGGTTATGTGAAGCCTTGGTGCGGAATTATCTGAATAACGTCGGTAAAGGGAAAGAAATCAATAGCCCCATTATCTTCCAGGGTGGCGTTGCCGCAAATATAGGTATCAAAAAGGCTTTTGAAAAAGCTTTGCAGCAGGAAATCTTGATTCCTGAACATTTTGACGTCATGGGGGCCATAGGGGCGGCACACCTGGCCAAAGAAGCTGTGGCCGCAAAAGGCGGCAAGACCAATTTTCGCGGTTTTTCGGCAGTCCTGGATGAATACCAGGCATCGAGTTTTGAATGTAAAGACTGTCCTAACCTGTGTGAGGTTATTGAAATCGGAGCACGCAGCAACTTGTTGGCCCGTTGGGGAGACAAATGCGGGAAGTGGAGTAATTCCGTGGCTGCCCAACAGAATGCCGTATAG